In a single window of the Sphingosinicella microcystinivorans genome:
- a CDS encoding TIGR03087 family PEP-CTERM/XrtA system glycosyltransferase, translating into MGDLLFLAHRIPYPPDKGDKIRSWNILKYVAARAPVHLGAFVDDPEDMKHAEFLASVCKSVKLIPMDPKEKLKRAWTGWCKGEALSIALFDDRAMKRWVWDRVKHDDIDRVFVFSSQMAPYALGHTSQERRVVMDFVDIDLDKFAQYAKESRWPKSRLYAREAKLLQAFEKQVARHVDVSLFVSDAETAMFRRIAGSYAHTVDTLHNGVDLAYFSPGADFAPLGDEAGPRLVFTGAMDYRPNVDAVCWFADAILPLVRKRYPAARFFVVGGKPAPEVQALASREGIVVTGRVPDVRPYVAAADVAVAPVRIARGVQNKVLEAMALARPVVATEAAWSGIDAEPERDLLVRSDAESFAVAVCAVLDDPALGARLAGNARQQMENRYAWPAQLAKLDAWLGLGAADSKVEAA; encoded by the coding sequence ATGGGCGACCTCCTGTTCCTTGCGCACCGCATCCCCTATCCGCCCGACAAGGGCGACAAGATCCGGTCGTGGAACATCCTGAAATACGTCGCGGCGCGCGCGCCCGTGCATCTCGGGGCGTTCGTGGACGATCCGGAGGACATGAAGCACGCCGAGTTCCTGGCGAGCGTCTGCAAGTCGGTGAAGCTGATCCCGATGGACCCGAAGGAGAAGCTGAAACGCGCGTGGACCGGCTGGTGCAAGGGCGAGGCGCTCAGCATCGCGCTGTTCGACGACCGCGCCATGAAGCGCTGGGTGTGGGACCGCGTGAAGCACGACGACATCGACCGCGTGTTCGTCTTTTCCAGCCAGATGGCGCCCTATGCGCTCGGCCACACGTCGCAGGAGCGGCGGGTGGTGATGGATTTCGTCGACATCGATCTGGACAAGTTCGCGCAGTACGCGAAGGAGAGCCGCTGGCCGAAATCGCGGCTCTACGCGCGCGAGGCGAAGCTCTTGCAGGCGTTCGAGAAGCAGGTGGCGCGGCATGTCGACGTCAGCCTGTTCGTCTCCGACGCCGAAACGGCGATGTTCAGGCGCATCGCCGGGTCCTACGCGCATACGGTCGATACGCTGCACAACGGCGTCGACCTTGCCTATTTCTCGCCCGGTGCGGACTTCGCGCCGCTCGGCGACGAGGCCGGACCGAGGCTCGTGTTCACGGGCGCGATGGACTACCGGCCCAATGTCGATGCCGTCTGCTGGTTCGCGGACGCCATCCTGCCGCTCGTCCGCAAGCGCTATCCCGCGGCCCGCTTCTTCGTGGTCGGCGGCAAGCCGGCGCCCGAGGTGCAGGCGCTCGCCAGCCGGGAGGGCATCGTCGTGACCGGGCGCGTGCCCGATGTAAGGCCCTATGTCGCGGCGGCCGACGTGGCGGTTGCACCGGTCCGCATCGCGCGGGGCGTGCAGAACAAGGTGCTGGAAGCGATGGCGCTGGCGCGGCCCGTGGTGGCGACGGAGGCGGCGTGGTCCGGCATCGACGCGGAGCCGGAACGCGATCTTCTCGTGCGCAGCGATGCGGAGAGCTTCGCGGTGGCGGTTTGCGCCGTGCTGGATGACCCGGCGCTCGGCGCGCGCCTCGCCGGAAACGCCCGTCAGCAGATGGAAAACCGCTACGCGTGGCCTGCCCAGCTCGCGAAGCTCGACGCGTGGCTCGGCCTCGGCGCGGCAGACTCGAAAGTGGAAGCGGCATGA
- the xrtA gene encoding exosortase A: MNDMTEFETRTVAAGKGWRAAIVAWAVVAAAILALLHKDVAHIVDLWWNTDTFGHCLLIPPILAYLVWQRRGELSALTPKPWYPAAILMVIGGAGWLVGEASGVALLRHAAVVGLLVVSVPLVFGLTVSRGLAFVLFFALFMIPAGEQLVPILQTLTAAICIKLLEWSGIPAFIDGVFIAIPNGNFEVAEACSGVRFLIAMIAFSVLVANLCYKSWTRRILFVLSAIVLSILANGIRAFGTIYISHLTTPGFAAGVDHIIYGWVFFAVVMFLLVAAGWRFFDRPVDDPAFDPARLQPVPPAPSAPRAVAAAAALGIAAMVAGPVYGLVVANRAPDTVTAAIALPEVAGWQRIEGRPEWQPHYKGASAAAIARYADGEGQPIDLYIAVFDRQSEDGELIGYKQGLLPPGSDWSWTRNEKGPPNGRAQLIKNSGAVRDNWQFFLVNGKLTGSDYVAKIEGLKSRLLGGETLAGTLVISADRRDDLVSAMPTIERFAAALGPVDAAIENATVER, translated from the coding sequence ATGAACGATATGACCGAGTTCGAAACCCGGACGGTTGCGGCCGGAAAGGGGTGGCGTGCCGCCATCGTCGCATGGGCGGTCGTGGCCGCGGCCATCCTCGCGCTGCTGCACAAGGATGTCGCCCACATTGTCGACCTGTGGTGGAACACCGACACGTTCGGGCACTGCCTGCTGATCCCGCCGATCCTTGCCTATCTGGTGTGGCAGCGGCGCGGCGAGCTTTCCGCGCTGACGCCGAAACCGTGGTATCCCGCGGCGATCCTGATGGTGATCGGCGGCGCGGGCTGGCTGGTGGGCGAGGCCTCCGGCGTCGCCCTGCTGCGCCATGCGGCGGTCGTCGGCCTCCTTGTCGTCTCCGTGCCGCTGGTGTTCGGCCTCACGGTCTCGCGGGGCCTCGCCTTCGTGCTGTTCTTCGCGCTGTTCATGATCCCGGCGGGCGAGCAGCTCGTGCCGATCCTGCAGACGCTGACCGCGGCGATCTGCATCAAGCTCCTCGAATGGTCGGGCATCCCGGCCTTCATCGACGGCGTGTTCATCGCCATCCCGAACGGCAATTTCGAGGTCGCCGAGGCATGCTCGGGCGTGCGCTTCCTGATCGCGATGATCGCGTTCAGCGTGCTCGTCGCCAACCTCTGCTACAAGAGCTGGACGCGGCGCATCCTGTTCGTGCTCTCGGCCATCGTGCTGTCGATCCTCGCGAACGGCATCCGCGCCTTCGGCACGATCTACATCTCGCACCTGACGACGCCGGGCTTCGCGGCGGGCGTCGATCACATCATCTACGGCTGGGTCTTCTTCGCGGTCGTCATGTTCCTGCTGGTCGCCGCGGGCTGGCGCTTCTTCGACCGCCCGGTCGACGATCCGGCGTTCGACCCGGCGCGCTTGCAGCCGGTGCCGCCGGCGCCATCCGCGCCGCGTGCGGTCGCCGCGGCCGCCGCGCTCGGCATCGCGGCGATGGTCGCGGGTCCCGTCTACGGCCTCGTCGTCGCGAACCGCGCGCCCGACACGGTCACTGCCGCGATCGCGCTTCCCGAGGTGGCGGGCTGGCAGCGGATCGAAGGCCGCCCGGAATGGCAGCCGCACTACAAGGGCGCGTCGGCCGCGGCGATCGCGCGGTACGCGGACGGCGAGGGCCAGCCGATAGATCTCTACATCGCGGTTTTCGACCGGCAGAGCGAGGACGGCGAGCTGATCGGCTACAAGCAGGGACTGCTGCCGCCGGGCAGCGACTGGTCGTGGACGCGCAACGAGAAGGGGCCGCCGAACGGCCGCGCGCAACTGATCAAGAACAGCGGCGCGGTCCGCGACAACTGGCAGTTCTTCCTCGTGAACGGCAAGCTCACCGGCAGCGACTACGTGGCCAAGATCGAGGGATTGAAGTCGCGGCTGCTCGGCGGCGAGACGCTGGCGGGCACGCTCGTCATCTCGGCCGACCGCCGGGACGACCTGGTGAGCGCCATGCCGACGATCGAACGGTTCGCGGCGGCGCTCGGCCCCGTCGATGCCGCGATCGAAAACGCGACGGTGGAGCGCTAG
- a CDS encoding XrtA/PEP-CTERM system amidotransferase, with protein MCGIAGYFDQREHRTVPEPVLRAMTDVIAHRGPDGSGIFRAPGVGLGHRRLSIIDIAGGVQPMPSEDGKVQIVFNGEIYNFREVRRDLQALGHVFRRDSDTEVIIAAWRAWGEACVDRLRGMFAFAIWDETARTLFLARDRLGVKPLHYADLGDGRFIFGSELKALLMWPGLPRAIDPRAIEDYFAYGYVPDDKCLLSAVKKLPAGHTLTLRWGETGARPRRYWDVAFDGRVKGTPEALAEELTARMREAVALRLVADVPVGAFLSGGVDSSAVVALMAGLIDTPVNSCSIGFDDPAYDETGHAEAIAKRYATHHRARTVTTDDYGLIDTLVRAFDEPFADASALPTYRVSELARETVTVALSGDGADEAMAGYRRYRLYMNEERVRGAFSPGLRESVFGRLGRAWPKLDWAPRMFRAKSTFEAIAMDSAEAYFHAVSATPDRIRSRLFSDALKRAIGGYWAGALYADTMRAAPADDMLGRAQYADLMIWLPGDILTKVDRTSMAVSLEAREPLLDHELVGWMAGLPSDLRLRGGEGKWLMKKAMEPYLPKDILYRRKMGFSVPIDRWFRGALADRVAALANGSNVAGSGWFDMNYFAACAAAHRSGRADHSRLLWQMLMLEGSLAALAATPAAALAA; from the coding sequence ATGTGCGGCATCGCCGGGTATTTCGATCAGCGCGAGCACCGGACCGTCCCGGAGCCGGTGCTGCGCGCCATGACCGACGTCATCGCGCACCGCGGCCCGGACGGCAGCGGCATCTTCCGCGCGCCGGGCGTCGGGCTCGGCCACCGGCGGCTGTCGATCATCGACATCGCGGGCGGCGTGCAGCCGATGCCGAGCGAGGACGGCAAGGTGCAGATCGTCTTCAACGGCGAGATCTACAACTTCCGCGAGGTGCGCCGCGACCTTCAGGCGCTCGGCCACGTTTTCAGGCGCGACAGCGACACCGAGGTGATCATCGCGGCGTGGCGCGCATGGGGCGAGGCGTGCGTCGACCGGCTGCGCGGCATGTTCGCCTTCGCGATCTGGGACGAGACCGCGCGCACGCTGTTCCTCGCCCGCGACCGGCTGGGCGTGAAGCCGCTCCACTACGCCGATCTCGGCGACGGGCGCTTCATCTTCGGATCGGAGCTGAAGGCGCTGCTGATGTGGCCGGGGCTGCCGCGCGCCATCGACCCGCGCGCCATCGAGGACTATTTCGCCTACGGCTACGTGCCCGACGACAAGTGCCTGCTGAGCGCGGTGAAGAAGCTTCCCGCCGGGCACACGCTGACGCTGCGCTGGGGCGAGACGGGCGCGCGTCCGCGCCGCTACTGGGACGTCGCGTTCGACGGCCGCGTGAAGGGCACGCCCGAGGCGCTGGCGGAGGAACTCACGGCGCGGATGCGCGAGGCGGTGGCGCTGCGGCTGGTCGCGGACGTGCCGGTGGGCGCGTTCCTTTCGGGCGGCGTCGATTCGAGCGCAGTCGTCGCGCTGATGGCGGGGCTGATCGACACGCCGGTCAACAGCTGCTCGATCGGCTTCGACGACCCGGCCTATGACGAGACCGGCCACGCCGAGGCGATCGCCAAGCGCTACGCCACGCACCACCGCGCGCGGACGGTGACGACCGACGACTACGGCCTCATCGACACGCTGGTGCGCGCGTTCGACGAGCCGTTCGCGGATGCCTCCGCGCTGCCGACCTACCGCGTCAGCGAGCTGGCGCGCGAGACCGTGACGGTGGCGCTGTCCGGCGACGGCGCCGACGAGGCGATGGCGGGCTATCGCCGCTACAGGCTCTACATGAACGAGGAGCGGGTGCGCGGGGCGTTTTCGCCGGGCCTGCGCGAGAGCGTCTTCGGGCGGCTGGGCCGGGCATGGCCGAAGCTCGACTGGGCGCCGCGCATGTTCCGGGCGAAATCGACGTTCGAGGCGATCGCGATGGACAGCGCGGAGGCCTATTTCCACGCCGTCAGCGCGACTCCGGACCGCATCCGGTCGCGCCTGTTCTCGGATGCGCTGAAGCGCGCGATCGGCGGTTACTGGGCGGGCGCGCTCTATGCCGACACGATGCGCGCCGCGCCCGCCGACGACATGCTCGGCCGCGCGCAATACGCTGACCTGATGATCTGGCTGCCCGGCGACATCCTGACCAAGGTGGACCGGACCAGCATGGCGGTGAGCCTTGAGGCGCGCGAGCCGCTGCTCGACCATGAACTCGTCGGCTGGATGGCGGGGCTGCCGAGCGATCTCCGCCTGCGCGGCGGCGAGGGCAAGTGGCTGATGAAGAAGGCGATGGAGCCGTACCTGCCGAAGGACATCCTCTACCGGCGCAAGATGGGCTTCTCCGTGCCGATCGACCGCTGGTTCCGCGGCGCGCTCGCGGACCGCGTCGCCGCGCTCGCGAACGGCTCCAACGTCGCCGGCAGCGGCTGGTTCGACATGAATTATTTCGCGGCCTGCGCGGCGGCGCATCGCAGCGGCCGCGCGGATCACAGCCGGCTGCTGTGGCAGATGCTGATGCTGGAAGGGTCGCTTGCGGCGTTGGCCGCGACTCCGGCGGCGGCGCTCGCCGCCTGA